A section of the Citrus sinensis cultivar Valencia sweet orange chromosome 8, DVS_A1.0, whole genome shotgun sequence genome encodes:
- the LOC102613308 gene encoding uncharacterized protein LOC102613308 isoform X1, producing the protein MLSQEESGRVFEMLKSQEKPVEEIVSDLISTFPRHRHFVLCTTLSLLLQDKKALNSTERLVAFAILHHSYCSQKPSANPFISLIINSACDDEVEKFERAFLLQLLSSSSSNSNKEFLKQSAADYIKGFDPSSHAFPQREQLQQQYCDKVHPEPFNSAYINASTKNAFPDPDLPHGCDPNSPEFDFQPGAKTKLGAGSRDETVTGLLTHLSLKGLDPRWIRPLPPRFPVLDRELEWLIPDNNHELLWDHGMCADTSRGAAVRDLIAKALKGPLLPAQYEQVVVELANDPKLVYHCGLTPRKLPELVENNPLIAVDVLTKLINSPEISEYYTVLVNMDMSLHSMEVVNRLTTAVELPKEFVRMYITNCISSCQNIKDKYMQNRLVRLVCVFLQSLIRNRIIDVKDLFIEVQAFCIEFSRIREAATLFRLLKTLGLE; encoded by the exons atgttgAGTCAAGAAGAATCGGGACGAGTATTTGAAATGTTGAAATCGCAGGAAAAGCCAGTGGAGGAGATCGTCTCCGATCTCATCTCCACATTCCCTCGCCACCGCCATTTCGTTCTTTGcaccactctctctctcttgttACAG GATAAAAAGGCACTGAATTCGACTGAACGTTTGGTTGCATTTGCGATTCTACATCATTCTTATTGCTCCCAAAAACCTTCTGCAAATCCATtcatatctttaataataaat TCTGCATGTGATGATGAAGTTGAAAAATTTGAGAGGGCTTTTCTTCTCCAGTTGTTAAGCTCCAGCAGCTCCAATAGTAATAAAGAG TTTCTCAAACAGTCAGCTGCAGATTACATCAAAGGTTTTGATCCTTCATCCCAT GCCTTCCCTCAACGTGAGCAGTTGCAGCAGCAGTATTGTGATAAAGTACATCCAGAACCGTTTAATAGCGCGTATATAAATGCTTCTACAAAAAATGCATTCCCAGACCCTGATTTGCCACATGGATGTGATCCAAATTCACCAGA GTTTGACTTCCAACCTGGAGCCAAAACTAAACTTGGAGCTGGTAGTAGAGATGAAACTGTAACAGGATTGTTGACGCATCTGTCATTGAAGGGATTGGATCCTCGGTGGATCAGGCCACTTCCACCGAGGTTCCCTGTGCTCGATAGGGAG CTTGAGTGGCTCATACCTGACAACAATCATGAGCTTCTTTGGGATCACGGCATGTGTGCGGATACTAGTAGAGGAGCTGCAGTTAGGGACTTGATTGCCAAAGCTTTGAAGGGACCTTTGCTGCCTGCGCAATATGAG CAAGTTGTGGTGGAGTTGGCTAATGACCCAAAGCTAGTATATCACTGTGGACTGACGCCAAGAAAACTACCG GAGTTGGTGGAAAACAATCCCCTCATTGCGGTTGATGTCCTTACGAAGTTAATTAATTCGCCTGAAATTTCTGA GTATTATACGGTTCTTGTCAATATGGACATGAGTCTACATTCAATGGAAGTAGTGAACCGGCTTACCACTGCTGTAGAACTTCCAAAAGAATTTGTACGCATGTACATAACTAACTGTATATCCTCCTGTCAGAACATCAag GATAAGTACATGCAGAACAGACTTGTACGACTTGTATGTGTTTTCTTACAGAGTCTAATCCGAAACAGAATAATTGATG TTAAGGATCTCTTCATCGAAGTCCAAGCCTTTTGCATTGAATTCTCAAGAATTAGAGAAGCTGCAACATTATTCAGGCTTCTTAAAACCTTGGGTTTGGAATGA
- the LOC102613308 gene encoding uncharacterized protein LOC102613308 isoform X2: protein MLSQEESGRVFEMLKSQEKPVEEIVSDLISTFPRHRHFVLCTTLSLLLQDKKALNSTERLVAFAILHHSYCSQKPSANPFISLIINSACDDEVEKFERAFLLQLLSSSSSNSNKEFLKQSAADYIKGFDPSSHAFPQREQLQQQYCDKVHPEPFNSAYINASTKNAFPDPDLPHGCDPNSPEFDFQPGAKTKLGAGSRDETVTGLLTHLSLKGLDPRWIRPLPPRFPVLDRELEWLIPDNNHELLWDHGMCADTSRGAAVRDLIAKALKGPLLPAQYEQVVVELANDPKLVYHCGLTPRKLPELVENNPLIAVDVLTKLINSPEISEYYTVLVNMDMSLHSMEVVNRLTTAVELPKEFVRMYITNCISSCQNIKLRISSSKSKPFALNSQELEKLQHYSGFLKPWVWNE, encoded by the exons atgttgAGTCAAGAAGAATCGGGACGAGTATTTGAAATGTTGAAATCGCAGGAAAAGCCAGTGGAGGAGATCGTCTCCGATCTCATCTCCACATTCCCTCGCCACCGCCATTTCGTTCTTTGcaccactctctctctcttgttACAG GATAAAAAGGCACTGAATTCGACTGAACGTTTGGTTGCATTTGCGATTCTACATCATTCTTATTGCTCCCAAAAACCTTCTGCAAATCCATtcatatctttaataataaat TCTGCATGTGATGATGAAGTTGAAAAATTTGAGAGGGCTTTTCTTCTCCAGTTGTTAAGCTCCAGCAGCTCCAATAGTAATAAAGAG TTTCTCAAACAGTCAGCTGCAGATTACATCAAAGGTTTTGATCCTTCATCCCAT GCCTTCCCTCAACGTGAGCAGTTGCAGCAGCAGTATTGTGATAAAGTACATCCAGAACCGTTTAATAGCGCGTATATAAATGCTTCTACAAAAAATGCATTCCCAGACCCTGATTTGCCACATGGATGTGATCCAAATTCACCAGA GTTTGACTTCCAACCTGGAGCCAAAACTAAACTTGGAGCTGGTAGTAGAGATGAAACTGTAACAGGATTGTTGACGCATCTGTCATTGAAGGGATTGGATCCTCGGTGGATCAGGCCACTTCCACCGAGGTTCCCTGTGCTCGATAGGGAG CTTGAGTGGCTCATACCTGACAACAATCATGAGCTTCTTTGGGATCACGGCATGTGTGCGGATACTAGTAGAGGAGCTGCAGTTAGGGACTTGATTGCCAAAGCTTTGAAGGGACCTTTGCTGCCTGCGCAATATGAG CAAGTTGTGGTGGAGTTGGCTAATGACCCAAAGCTAGTATATCACTGTGGACTGACGCCAAGAAAACTACCG GAGTTGGTGGAAAACAATCCCCTCATTGCGGTTGATGTCCTTACGAAGTTAATTAATTCGCCTGAAATTTCTGA GTATTATACGGTTCTTGTCAATATGGACATGAGTCTACATTCAATGGAAGTAGTGAACCGGCTTACCACTGCTGTAGAACTTCCAAAAGAATTTGTACGCATGTACATAACTAACTGTATATCCTCCTGTCAGAACATCAag TTAAGGATCTCTTCATCGAAGTCCAAGCCTTTTGCATTGAATTCTCAAGAATTAGAGAAGCTGCAACATTATTCAGGCTTCTTAAAACCTTGGGTTTGGAATGAATGA